The Streptomyces avermitilis MA-4680 = NBRC 14893 genome contains a region encoding:
- a CDS encoding PLP-dependent aminotransferase family protein: MAQWTSAVGAAQLARLLNSQQERPAGPGTRRPPAYRALADGIRLLVLEGRVPVAARLPAERELALSLSVSRTTVAAAYEALRAEGFLESRRGAGSWTAVPAGNPLPARGLEPLPPESLGSMIDLGTAALPAPEPWLTRAVQGALEELPPYAHTHGDYPAGLPALRSMLADRYTARGIPTMPEQIMVTTGAMGAMDAICHLFAGRGERIAVESPSYANILQLMREAGARLVPVAMAEGLMGWDMDRWRQVLRDAAPRLAYVVADFHNPTGALADEDQRRRLVDAARSAGTVLVVDETMTELHLDDGVEMPRPVCGFDPGGSTVITVGSASKAFWAGMRIGWVRAAPDVIRSLVSARAYADLGTPVVEQLAVNWLLSTGGWEQAVEVRRAQARENRDALVAAVRRELPSWEFSVPQGGLTLWVRTGGLSGSRLAEAGERVGVRVPSGPRFGVDGAFEGYVRLPFTVGGAVAEEAAARLAAAARLVETGASGAGESPRTFVA; this comes from the coding sequence ATGGCTCAGTGGACTTCGGCAGTGGGCGCCGCGCAGCTCGCCCGGCTGCTCAACTCCCAGCAGGAACGCCCCGCGGGCCCCGGCACCCGCCGCCCCCCGGCCTATCGCGCACTCGCCGACGGTATCCGGCTGCTGGTCCTGGAAGGACGCGTGCCCGTCGCCGCCCGGCTGCCCGCCGAGCGGGAACTGGCGCTGTCCCTGTCCGTCAGCCGTACGACGGTCGCCGCCGCCTATGAAGCGCTGCGTGCCGAGGGCTTCCTGGAGTCCCGCCGCGGAGCGGGCAGCTGGACCGCCGTGCCGGCCGGGAACCCGCTGCCCGCGCGCGGCCTGGAGCCGCTGCCGCCCGAGTCGCTCGGTTCGATGATCGATCTGGGCACCGCGGCGCTGCCCGCCCCCGAGCCGTGGCTCACCCGCGCCGTTCAAGGAGCCCTGGAGGAGCTGCCGCCGTACGCGCACACGCACGGCGACTACCCGGCCGGGCTGCCCGCGCTGCGCTCGATGCTCGCCGACCGGTACACCGCGCGCGGCATCCCGACCATGCCCGAGCAGATCATGGTGACGACCGGCGCGATGGGCGCGATGGACGCCATCTGCCATCTCTTCGCGGGGCGCGGCGAGCGCATCGCCGTCGAGTCGCCCTCCTACGCCAACATCCTCCAGCTGATGCGCGAGGCGGGGGCCCGGCTGGTGCCGGTCGCGATGGCCGAGGGGCTCATGGGCTGGGACATGGACCGTTGGCGGCAGGTGCTGCGGGACGCGGCGCCACGCCTGGCGTACGTCGTGGCCGACTTCCACAATCCGACCGGTGCGCTGGCCGACGAGGACCAGCGGCGCCGGCTGGTGGACGCGGCCCGATCGGCCGGGACCGTGCTGGTCGTCGACGAGACGATGACCGAGCTGCACCTCGACGACGGTGTGGAGATGCCGCGCCCGGTGTGCGGCTTCGACCCCGGCGGGTCGACGGTGATCACGGTCGGGTCCGCGAGCAAGGCCTTCTGGGCGGGCATGCGCATCGGCTGGGTGCGGGCGGCTCCCGACGTGATCCGCAGCCTGGTCTCGGCCCGTGCCTACGCGGACCTGGGCACACCGGTGGTGGAACAGCTGGCCGTGAACTGGCTGCTCAGCACGGGGGGATGGGAGCAGGCGGTGGAGGTGCGCCGGGCCCAGGCCCGCGAGAACCGTGACGCGCTGGTCGCCGCCGTGCGCCGGGAGCTGCCCTCCTGGGAGTTCTCGGTACCGCAGGGCGGGCTGACGCTGTGGGTGCGTACCGGCGGTCTGTCCGGCTCCCGCCTCGCCGAGGCGGGGGAGCGGGTCGGGGTACGCGTCCCCTCCGGACCCCGCTTCGGGGTGGACGGCGCGTTCGAGGGGTATGTGCGGCTGCCGTTCACGGTCGGCGGCGCGGTGGCGGAGGAGGCGGCGGCACGGCTGGCGGCCGCGGCGCGGCTCGTGGAGACGGGCGCGTCGGGAGCCGGGGAGTCGCCGCGGACCTTCGTGGCCTGA
- a CDS encoding glycosyltransferase: MSPRSDEGGVHEPPRTGGPAGALRIVRLANFVAPASGGLRTALRELGKGFKEAGHEPVLIVPGERHTDRETGQGRVITLPGPLLPGTGGYRVLTDKRRVAALLAELAPDRLEVSDRTTLRWTGKWARRARVPAVMVSHETADGVLRTWGLSENVSRRAADALNTRTAHTYARVVCTTEFAEREFVRIGARNVVRAPLGVDLEQRRPALRDPGLRERHARVDETLLVMCSRLSVEKRPGTALDALEALVRRGRRAVLVVAGDGPLRARLEQRARERRLPVTFLGHVGDRALLGALQASADVCLAPGPAETFGLAALEAMACGTPVVASASSALSEVVGSAGVTAADHGDAFADAVASLLERPEYERRQTARARAECFGWKTAVDAFLAAHDAGAPAPAREGVR; encoded by the coding sequence ATGAGCCCGCGAAGCGACGAGGGCGGCGTGCACGAGCCGCCGCGGACCGGCGGGCCGGCCGGGGCGCTGCGGATCGTCCGGCTCGCCAACTTCGTGGCCCCCGCCTCCGGGGGACTGCGTACCGCCCTGCGCGAGCTGGGCAAGGGCTTCAAGGAGGCCGGGCACGAGCCCGTGCTCATCGTGCCCGGCGAGCGCCACACCGACCGCGAGACCGGGCAGGGCCGCGTGATCACCCTGCCCGGGCCGCTGCTGCCCGGCACCGGCGGCTACCGCGTGCTCACCGACAAGCGGCGCGTCGCCGCCCTCCTGGCCGAGCTGGCCCCCGACCGTCTGGAGGTCTCCGACCGTACGACGCTGCGGTGGACCGGCAAGTGGGCGCGGCGCGCCCGCGTCCCCGCCGTGATGGTCTCCCACGAGACCGCGGACGGCGTCCTGCGCACCTGGGGCCTGTCGGAGAACGTGTCCCGGCGCGCCGCCGACGCCCTCAACACCCGTACGGCACACACCTATGCGCGCGTGGTGTGCACCACGGAGTTCGCGGAGCGGGAGTTCGTCCGCATCGGGGCCCGCAATGTCGTACGCGCTCCCCTGGGCGTCGACCTGGAGCAGCGCCGCCCCGCGCTGCGGGACCCGGGGCTGCGCGAGCGCCACGCGCGCGTGGACGAGACGCTGCTCGTCATGTGCTCCCGGCTGTCCGTCGAGAAGCGGCCCGGCACCGCCCTGGACGCGCTGGAGGCGCTGGTGCGGCGCGGGCGGCGCGCGGTGCTCGTCGTCGCCGGGGACGGCCCGCTGCGGGCCCGGCTCGAACAGCGGGCGCGGGAGCGGAGGCTGCCCGTGACCTTCCTCGGCCATGTCGGCGACCGGGCGCTGCTCGGCGCGTTGCAGGCCTCCGCCGATGTGTGCCTGGCTCCTGGGCCGGCCGAGACGTTCGGGCTCGCCGCCCTGGAGGCGATGGCCTGCGGTACGCCCGTGGTCGCCAGTGCCTCGTCCGCGCTGTCGGAGGTCGTCGGCTCCGCCGGAGTCACAGCCGCGGATCACGGCGACGCCTTCGCGGACGCCGTCGCATCGCTCCTGGAACGCCCCGAGTACGAGCGCCGGCAGACCGCACGCGCGCGTGCGGAGTGTTTCGGTTGGAAGACCGCGGTCGACGCGTTCCTCGCCGCGCACGACGCGGGGGCGCCGGCTCCCGCTCGGGAGGGCGTCCGATGA
- a CDS encoding glycerophosphodiester phosphodiesterase, which produces MTAHIRHPYLDHPGPIAFAHRGGAADGLENTMVQFRRAVAAGYRYIETDVHTTSDGKLVAFHDSTLDRVTDGAGRIADLPWADVRHARVAGSEPVPLFEELLETFPGVRWNVDVKAEPALRPLLDLIERTDAWDRVCVGSFSEARVVRAQRLAGPRLATSYGIRGVLSLRLRSWGIPAALRRSAIAAQVPMSQSGVPVADHRFVRAAHARGLQVHVWTVNDPHQMHQLLDLGVDGIMTDHIDTLRKVLEDRGTWI; this is translated from the coding sequence GTGACCGCGCACATACGCCACCCCTACCTCGACCATCCGGGCCCGATCGCCTTCGCCCACCGGGGCGGGGCGGCGGACGGCCTGGAGAACACCATGGTCCAGTTCCGGCGCGCGGTGGCGGCGGGCTACCGCTACATCGAGACGGACGTGCACACGACGTCCGACGGGAAACTCGTCGCCTTCCACGACTCGACCCTCGACCGGGTCACCGACGGAGCGGGCCGGATCGCCGATCTCCCCTGGGCGGACGTGCGCCACGCGCGCGTGGCGGGCAGCGAGCCGGTGCCCCTCTTCGAGGAACTGCTCGAAACCTTCCCCGGGGTGCGCTGGAACGTCGACGTCAAGGCCGAGCCGGCCCTGCGCCCGCTGCTCGACCTGATCGAGCGCACGGACGCCTGGGACCGCGTCTGCGTCGGTTCGTTCTCCGAGGCGCGGGTGGTTCGCGCCCAGCGCCTGGCCGGACCGCGGCTGGCGACGTCGTACGGCATCCGCGGTGTCCTGAGCCTGCGGCTGCGCTCCTGGGGCATACCGGCCGCGCTGCGCCGCTCGGCGATCGCCGCCCAGGTGCCCATGTCCCAGTCGGGCGTTCCCGTGGCCGACCACCGGTTCGTGCGCGCCGCCCACGCCCGCGGACTCCAGGTGCATGTGTGGACCGTGAACGATCCGCACCAGATGCACCAGCTCCTGGACCTGGGCGTCGATGGCATCATGACCGATCACATCGACACGCTGCGCAAGGTCCTGGAAGACCGGGGCACCTGGATCTGA
- a CDS encoding biotin-dependent carboxyltransferase family protein, which yields MTDRALAVVRAGALTTVQDLGRPGYAHLGVPRSGALDPPAAALVNRLVGNPPEAAVLETTLNGCALRPRSAVTVAVGGAPCAVTVGGRPAPWGAPVRVPGGTLLDIGPAQSGVRGYVAVSGGVAVEPVLGSRSTDLLSGLGPAPLTDGTVLPLGHPVGPHARVDAVPQPGPPAELVLRVTPGPRDDWFTATAVRTLVTRAYRVSTASNRIGLRTEGPALERSRTGELPSEGMVWGAVQVPPDGRPVVFLADHPTTGGYPVIAVVRPADLPAAAQAVPGTPVRFVAVRRR from the coding sequence ATGACGGATCGGGCGCTCGCCGTCGTACGGGCCGGGGCGCTGACCACCGTGCAGGACCTGGGGCGCCCCGGGTACGCCCACCTCGGAGTGCCGCGCTCCGGTGCGCTGGACCCGCCCGCGGCGGCGCTGGTCAACCGGCTGGTCGGCAATCCGCCGGAAGCGGCCGTCCTGGAGACGACGCTCAACGGCTGTGCTCTGCGCCCCCGTTCGGCGGTCACCGTGGCGGTGGGAGGCGCGCCCTGCGCGGTGACCGTGGGCGGCCGCCCCGCGCCCTGGGGAGCGCCCGTACGCGTCCCCGGCGGCACCTTGCTCGACATCGGACCCGCGCAGTCCGGAGTACGCGGTTACGTGGCCGTCTCCGGCGGAGTCGCCGTCGAACCGGTGCTCGGCAGCCGCTCCACGGATCTGCTGTCCGGGCTCGGTCCCGCACCCCTCACCGACGGGACGGTGCTCCCCCTGGGGCACCCGGTCGGCCCCCACGCGCGCGTGGACGCCGTTCCCCAGCCGGGCCCGCCGGCCGAACTGGTGCTGCGGGTGACGCCGGGCCCCCGCGACGACTGGTTCACGGCGACGGCCGTCCGCACGCTCGTCACCCGCGCGTACCGCGTGTCCACCGCGAGCAACCGCATCGGACTGCGTACGGAAGGGCCCGCGCTGGAACGGTCCCGGACGGGCGAACTGCCCAGTGAGGGCATGGTGTGGGGGGCGGTGCAGGTGCCGCCCGACGGCCGGCCGGTCGTCTTTCTCGCCGACCACCCGACCACCGGGGGCTACCCGGTGATCGCGGTCGTCCGGCCCGCCGACCTCCCGGCGGCCGCCCAGGCGGTTCCCGGCACCCCCGTCCGCTTCGTGGCCGTACGCCGCCGCTGA
- a CDS encoding ATP-binding protein yields MARRPLPRILSNGSAQLARSRELARTAADSATDVLHPLITITRGLRRLAAAGRRRWADTPKDRRGPLLFLLSSVILVVALAPYGPLLAAVALMAAAAWMGRDPGAKRPAGPDESQTKRLRSLYEALVPYFSTAEDPAPLYAHGGEWEEAFPAYDFDGTGRISRLLIRYPAYFTDGEAESRARIEQLLHAKSGRGREYHFTWDEEGNELTVTVLGPLPTDIAAQRFVTAPGETVLGFTDPTGVQRTLPLTYGEEQRDVPPVVWRTGVRSTEPHLLVVGEPGSGTTTLVRSIALQALQHGDVVIVEGGGTGEYACLTGRDGVLAVECGPAGAVASLEWATHETERRLIAANRARQEGYPAPEDIKRPLWLLLDRPSALGHLAAAEGRKDPQSLLQVPLRHGRAANVTVVVAEQFDGLDGLSEAVRQHTRARVVLGPATPDRLAEILGAPPHTTPAKDVPPGRGYARLGGGPVHRLQVPATPDPYDDATSETHRRAVLDLLPGRSTPADAAEPVPTVTVAAKTVPAEAVTAEAVVPETVATKAVVTEAVAAEAVPAEG; encoded by the coding sequence GTGGCCCGGCGCCCCCTCCCCCGCATTCTGAGCAACGGCAGCGCGCAGCTCGCCCGGAGCCGGGAGCTGGCCCGGACGGCGGCCGACAGCGCCACCGACGTCCTCCATCCGCTGATCACGATCACCCGTGGACTGCGCCGGCTGGCGGCGGCCGGACGGCGCAGGTGGGCCGACACACCGAAGGACCGGCGCGGGCCGCTCCTCTTTCTCCTCTCCTCGGTGATCCTGGTCGTCGCCCTGGCACCGTACGGACCACTGCTCGCCGCCGTGGCCCTGATGGCGGCGGCAGCCTGGATGGGCCGCGACCCCGGGGCGAAGCGACCCGCCGGCCCCGACGAGTCGCAGACCAAGCGCCTGCGGTCGCTGTACGAGGCGCTGGTCCCGTACTTCTCGACCGCCGAGGACCCGGCTCCCCTGTACGCCCACGGCGGCGAGTGGGAGGAGGCGTTCCCCGCGTACGACTTCGACGGCACGGGCCGCATCTCGCGCCTGCTCATCCGCTACCCGGCCTACTTCACGGACGGCGAGGCGGAGTCCCGTGCCCGGATCGAGCAGCTCCTGCACGCCAAGTCGGGCCGGGGCCGCGAGTACCACTTCACCTGGGACGAGGAGGGCAACGAGCTCACGGTCACCGTTCTCGGCCCGCTGCCCACCGACATCGCCGCCCAGCGCTTCGTGACGGCACCCGGCGAGACGGTCCTCGGCTTCACCGACCCGACCGGCGTCCAGCGCACGCTCCCCCTGACCTACGGCGAGGAACAGCGGGACGTGCCTCCGGTGGTCTGGCGCACGGGCGTCCGTTCCACGGAACCGCACCTGCTGGTCGTGGGCGAGCCCGGCAGCGGTACGACGACCCTGGTGCGCTCCATCGCGCTCCAGGCCCTCCAGCACGGCGACGTCGTGATCGTCGAGGGCGGCGGCACCGGCGAGTACGCGTGCCTGACCGGCCGGGACGGCGTGCTGGCGGTCGAATGCGGGCCGGCGGGCGCGGTGGCGAGCCTGGAGTGGGCCACCCACGAGACGGAACGGCGCCTGATCGCGGCGAACCGTGCCCGCCAGGAGGGGTATCCGGCGCCGGAGGACATCAAGCGTCCGCTCTGGCTCCTTCTCGACCGGCCGAGCGCACTGGGCCACCTCGCGGCGGCGGAGGGGCGCAAGGATCCCCAGTCGCTGCTCCAGGTGCCGCTGCGGCACGGTCGCGCGGCGAACGTCACGGTCGTCGTGGCGGAGCAGTTCGACGGCCTCGACGGCCTGTCCGAGGCGGTACGTCAGCACACACGCGCGCGCGTGGTGCTCGGCCCCGCGACTCCGGACCGGCTGGCGGAGATCCTGGGGGCGCCGCCGCACACGACGCCCGCGAAGGACGTACCTCCGGGGCGGGGTTACGCCCGGCTCGGCGGCGGGCCGGTGCACCGGCTCCAGGTGCCGGCGACCCCGGACCCGTACGACGACGCGACGAGCGAGACCCACCGGCGGGCGGTGCTCGACCTGCTGCCGGGGCGGAGCACTCCGGCGGACGCGGCGGAGCCGGTCCCCACGGTGACCGTGGCCGCGAAGACCGTGCCCGCTGAGGCCGTGACCGCTGAGGCCGTCGTCCCGGAAACCGTGGCCACGAAGGCCGTGGTCACAGAGGCCGTGGCCGCGGAAGCCGTGCCCGCGGAGGGCTGA
- a CDS encoding glycosyltransferase family 4 protein: MRVVIVTESFPPDVNGVAHCALQTARHLVERGHAPLVVAPASPKSPTSLGQGGAPFAGQGPDALAPCRVIRVPSLPLPGYPQVRVALPSRRVAAAITEHRADIVHLAGPFVLGVRGMAAAARLGIPAVAVYQTDLAGYARTYMGAGEATAWRRIRSVHAAADRTLAPSTAALHDLEAHGVPRVRLWPRGVDTVRFRPEHRDESLRRELAPNGEPIVGYVGRLAPEKQVELLAGACGLRGVRVVVVGDGPSEVTLRGALPGAVFLGRRTGDELARIFASLDVFVHTGPFETFCQTVQEAMASGVPVVAPAAGGPLDLVAHGRTGLLVPPRDAGAVRDAVWSLAADPALRAAYGAAGRATVEGRTWAAVGDQLIGHYAEVLSARTAVAA, encoded by the coding sequence ATGCGTGTCGTCATCGTGACCGAGTCCTTTCCCCCCGATGTGAACGGCGTGGCCCACTGCGCCCTCCAGACCGCCCGGCACCTTGTCGAGCGCGGTCACGCCCCCCTCGTCGTCGCCCCCGCCTCCCCCAAGTCCCCGACATCGCTCGGGCAGGGCGGTGCCCCCTTCGCCGGGCAGGGGCCCGACGCCCTCGCGCCGTGCCGCGTCATCCGGGTGCCCTCCCTCCCGCTCCCCGGCTACCCCCAGGTCCGCGTCGCCCTCCCCAGCCGCCGCGTCGCCGCGGCGATCACCGAACACCGCGCCGACATCGTCCACCTGGCCGGCCCCTTCGTCCTCGGTGTCCGCGGCATGGCGGCCGCCGCCCGGCTCGGCATCCCCGCCGTCGCCGTCTACCAGACCGACCTCGCCGGATACGCCCGCACGTACATGGGTGCGGGCGAGGCCACGGCCTGGCGGCGCATACGCTCCGTCCACGCCGCCGCCGACCGCACCCTCGCCCCGTCCACCGCGGCCCTGCACGACCTGGAGGCACACGGGGTGCCCCGGGTGCGGCTGTGGCCGCGCGGTGTCGACACCGTCCGTTTCCGCCCCGAGCACCGGGACGAGTCGCTGCGCCGCGAACTCGCCCCGAACGGCGAACCGATCGTCGGCTACGTCGGCCGGCTCGCCCCCGAGAAGCAGGTCGAACTCCTCGCCGGAGCCTGCGGTCTGAGGGGCGTGCGGGTCGTCGTCGTGGGCGACGGCCCGAGCGAGGTGACGCTGCGGGGCGCGCTGCCCGGCGCCGTCTTCCTGGGGCGCCGCACGGGTGACGAACTCGCCCGGATCTTCGCCTCGCTGGACGTCTTCGTGCACACCGGCCCCTTCGAAACCTTCTGCCAGACCGTCCAGGAGGCCATGGCGAGCGGTGTGCCGGTCGTCGCGCCCGCCGCGGGCGGCCCGCTGGACCTGGTGGCGCACGGCCGTACGGGGCTGCTGGTCCCGCCGCGTGACGCCGGCGCCGTGCGCGACGCGGTGTGGTCCCTGGCCGCCGACCCCGCGCTGCGGGCCGCGTACGGAGCGGCCGGGCGGGCCACCGTCGAGGGCCGTACCTGGGCGGCCGTCGGCGACCAGCTCATCGGGCACTACGCCGAGGTGCTGTCCGCGCGGACGGCGGTGGCGGCATGA
- a CDS encoding SGNH/GDSL hydrolase family protein, with protein sequence MRPPRFVALGDSLTEGVGDPVGDTWRGWAALLAAGLAPADAPAEFTNLAVSGAQTRDVLERQTPAGLTLRPDIVSVVIGVNDTLRCTFDIHAVAARLDQVYAAFRARDAVLVTACLPDPGAMFGLPGALARPLARRQRAVNTVVHALSERYGAVHLHAAEEEWLTDRALWSADRLHPGERGHRQLAVRFHALLAQEGLVTGTAPAAEPEFPAPTRSASLWWLATAGTGWVARRCTDLLPQLLTLAASEVRHRARGTSARLDLSASHAAASALAALSGTEQPDAA encoded by the coding sequence ATGAGACCGCCGCGCTTCGTGGCGCTCGGCGACTCGCTGACCGAAGGCGTGGGCGACCCCGTCGGGGACACCTGGCGGGGGTGGGCCGCACTCCTCGCCGCCGGGCTCGCCCCCGCGGACGCGCCCGCCGAGTTCACCAACCTCGCCGTCAGCGGCGCCCAGACGCGCGACGTCCTGGAACGGCAGACCCCGGCCGGGCTCACCCTGCGCCCGGACATCGTGTCGGTCGTCATCGGCGTCAACGACACACTGCGGTGCACCTTCGACATCCACGCCGTCGCCGCACGGCTCGACCAGGTGTACGCGGCGTTCCGGGCGCGGGACGCGGTGCTGGTCACGGCGTGCCTGCCCGACCCCGGGGCGATGTTCGGGCTGCCCGGGGCGCTGGCCCGTCCGCTGGCCCGCCGGCAGCGGGCTGTGAACACGGTCGTGCACGCCCTGTCCGAGAGGTACGGGGCGGTGCATCTGCACGCGGCGGAAGAGGAGTGGCTGACCGATCGCGCGCTGTGGAGCGCGGACCGGCTGCACCCGGGGGAGCGAGGCCACCGGCAGCTGGCGGTCCGCTTCCACGCGCTGCTCGCTCAGGAGGGCCTCGTGACCGGGACCGCGCCCGCGGCCGAGCCCGAGTTCCCCGCGCCCACCCGGTCGGCGAGCCTCTGGTGGCTGGCCACCGCGGGGACCGGCTGGGTGGCCCGGCGGTGCACCGACCTGCTGCCGCAGCTGCTCACCCTGGCCGCCTCCGAGGTACGCCACCGGGCACGCGGCACCAGCGCCCGGCTCGACCTGAGCGCCTCGCACGCGGCGGCGTCCGCGCTGGCCGCCCTGTCGGGGACGGAGCAGCCGGACGCGGCCTGA
- a CDS encoding ankyrin repeat domain-containing protein, whose product MSEAPDPEVVELATKIFDLARRGETEPLVAYVDAGVPANLTNDRGDTLVMLAAYHGHAEAVRALLERGAEADRVNDRGQTPLAGAVFKGEEAVIRVLLDGGADPAAGTPSAVDTARMFGKANLLELFGAR is encoded by the coding sequence ATGAGCGAAGCCCCCGACCCCGAGGTCGTGGAGCTGGCGACCAAGATCTTCGATCTGGCGCGCCGTGGCGAGACCGAGCCGCTTGTGGCGTATGTCGACGCGGGGGTTCCGGCCAACCTCACCAACGACCGGGGCGACACCCTGGTGATGCTGGCCGCATATCACGGCCATGCCGAAGCGGTGCGCGCCCTGCTGGAGCGTGGCGCCGAGGCCGACCGGGTCAACGACCGAGGCCAGACACCGCTCGCGGGGGCGGTTTTCAAGGGCGAGGAAGCGGTGATCCGGGTCCTTCTGGACGGCGGTGCCGACCCGGCCGCGGGCACGCCCTCGGCCGTCGACACGGCCCGGATGTTCGGCAAGGCGAACCTGCTCGAACTGTTCGGCGCACGCTGA
- a CDS encoding MFS transporter produces the protein MGTDTAQARPTDEAAERRREQRGWYFYDWACSVYSTSVLTVFLGPYLTSVAKSAADADGYVHPLGVPVRAGSFFAYSVSLSVIVAVVVMPLVGAAADRTGRKKPLLAVTAYVGAAATAGMFFLDGDRYLLGGVLLLVANAAQAVSMMLYNSYLPQIAPPEERDAVSSRGWAFGYAAGALVLIANLVLFLAHDSFGVSESTAVRICLASAGLWWGAFTLIPLKRLRDRGSPVKEITAPGPRRLAATVRDMRRHPLTLSFLLAYLIYNDGIQTVISQASVYGSEELGLSQSTLIVAVLLVQVLAVGGALGMGRLARTYGARRTILGSLVAWTVTLGAGYFLPAGAPFWFFVLASGIGLVLGGSQALSRSLFSHLVPAGKEAEYFSAYEMSDRGMSWLGPLLFGLTYQLTGSYRDAIISLVAFFVVGFVLLARVPVRQAVRDAGNSVPERI, from the coding sequence GTGGGCACCGACACCGCGCAGGCACGGCCGACCGACGAGGCCGCCGAGCGACGGCGCGAACAACGCGGCTGGTACTTCTACGACTGGGCCTGCTCCGTCTACTCGACGAGCGTGCTGACCGTGTTCCTCGGCCCCTATCTGACGTCGGTCGCGAAGTCGGCGGCGGACGCGGACGGCTATGTGCATCCGCTGGGCGTCCCGGTGCGCGCCGGGTCGTTCTTCGCGTACTCCGTGTCCCTGTCCGTGATCGTCGCCGTCGTGGTGATGCCCCTGGTGGGCGCGGCCGCCGACCGCACGGGCCGTAAGAAGCCGCTGCTCGCGGTGACGGCCTACGTGGGCGCTGCGGCGACGGCGGGCATGTTCTTCCTGGACGGCGACCGCTATCTGCTGGGCGGCGTGCTCCTGTTGGTCGCCAACGCCGCGCAGGCCGTCTCGATGATGCTCTACAACTCCTATCTGCCACAGATCGCCCCGCCCGAGGAGCGCGACGCCGTCTCGTCCCGCGGCTGGGCGTTCGGGTACGCGGCGGGAGCCCTCGTCCTCATCGCGAACCTGGTGCTGTTCCTCGCCCACGACTCCTTCGGTGTCTCGGAGAGCACCGCGGTCCGGATCTGTCTGGCCTCGGCGGGTCTGTGGTGGGGCGCCTTCACCCTCATACCGCTGAAGCGGCTGCGCGACCGCGGGTCGCCCGTCAAGGAGATCACCGCCCCCGGACCGCGCCGGCTCGCGGCGACCGTCCGCGACATGCGCCGCCACCCGCTCACGCTCTCGTTCCTGCTCGCCTACCTGATCTACAACGACGGCATCCAGACGGTGATCTCCCAGGCGTCGGTGTACGGCTCCGAGGAACTGGGCCTGAGCCAGTCCACGCTCATCGTCGCCGTGCTGCTCGTCCAGGTGCTCGCGGTGGGCGGCGCCCTGGGCATGGGGCGGCTGGCCCGGACGTACGGCGCCCGGCGCACGATCCTCGGCTCACTGGTGGCCTGGACGGTCACGCTGGGCGCCGGCTACTTCCTGCCGGCCGGCGCGCCCTTCTGGTTCTTCGTCCTGGCGTCCGGGATCGGTCTCGTCCTCGGCGGCAGCCAGGCCCTGTCCCGCTCCCTCTTCTCGCATCTGGTGCCCGCCGGCAAGGAGGCCGAGTACTTCTCGGCGTACGAGATGAGCGACCGCGGCATGAGCTGGCTGGGCCCGCTCCTGTTCGGCCTGACCTACCAGCTGACCGGAAGCTACCGGGACGCGATCATCTCGCTGGTGGCCTTCTTCGTGGTCGGATTCGTGCTGCTCGCCAGGGTTCCGGTACGGCAGGCGGTGCGCGACGCGGGGAACTCCGTTCCCGAAAGGATTTAG
- a CDS encoding YczE/YyaS/YitT family protein: protein MSTQNRRGRRLIQLYVGLALYGASSALLVESGLGLEPWNVLHQGLAELTGLTIGVVSIIVGAAVLLLWIPLRQRPGLGTVSNVFVVGIAMDGTLALLPGAHTLSVRIPLLAAGIVLNGVATGLYIAAGFGPGPRDGLMTGLHRRTGRSIRLVRTVIEVAVVATGFALGGTVGAGTVLYAVAIGPLAQLFLRLFAPSGASGGSTVVAEGPPPRAILRR, encoded by the coding sequence CTGTCCACACAGAACCGTCGCGGGCGACGGTTGATCCAGTTGTACGTCGGCCTGGCGCTGTACGGCGCGAGCTCCGCGCTCCTCGTCGAGTCGGGACTCGGGCTCGAGCCCTGGAACGTGCTGCACCAGGGACTCGCGGAGCTGACCGGTCTGACGATCGGTGTGGTGTCCATCATCGTGGGCGCGGCGGTCCTGCTCCTGTGGATCCCGCTGCGCCAGCGCCCCGGACTCGGCACCGTCTCCAACGTCTTCGTCGTCGGCATCGCCATGGACGGCACGCTCGCCCTGCTTCCCGGGGCACACACCCTGTCCGTCCGCATCCCCCTGCTCGCGGCGGGCATCGTGCTCAACGGAGTGGCGACCGGCCTCTACATCGCGGCCGGCTTCGGACCGGGTCCACGCGACGGCCTCATGACGGGCCTGCACCGGCGCACCGGACGCTCGATCCGGCTGGTGCGCACGGTCATCGAAGTGGCGGTCGTGGCGACGGGCTTCGCGCTCGGCGGGACCGTGGGCGCCGGGACCGTCCTGTACGCGGTGGCGATCGGCCCCCTCGCCCAGCTCTTCCTGCGTTTGTTCGCCCCCTCCGGGGCGTCGGGCGGCAGCACGGTCGTTGCCGAGGGGCCACCCCCGCGGGCGATACTTCGACGGTGA